In one Tautonia marina genomic region, the following are encoded:
- a CDS encoding sigma-70 family RNA polymerase sigma factor, which translates to MNDITRILSDIEQGDPRAVERLLPLVYDELRRLAARQLAREAPGQTLQPTALVHEAYLRLIGPSQVGWEGRGHFYAAAAEAMRRVLVDAARRRQSLRRGGELRRRELLDGDLKIEPDSDNILDLDEALTRLRAEDPRAAELVTLRVFSGMTIEEVAQVLAISPRTANRTWAYARAWLGRELGALGPEGANHEDEKPCD; encoded by the coding sequence ATGAACGACATCACGCGGATTCTCTCGGACATCGAGCAAGGCGACCCGCGAGCCGTTGAGCGGCTCTTGCCCCTGGTTTACGACGAGCTGCGCCGGCTCGCCGCCCGGCAACTGGCCCGCGAGGCGCCCGGGCAGACCCTCCAGCCCACCGCCCTCGTCCACGAGGCTTACCTGCGGCTCATTGGCCCCAGCCAGGTCGGCTGGGAAGGCCGCGGCCACTTCTATGCCGCGGCGGCCGAGGCCATGCGGCGGGTCCTGGTCGATGCCGCCCGGCGTCGGCAGAGCCTTCGCCGCGGCGGTGAGCTTCGGCGCAGGGAGTTGCTCGATGGCGACCTGAAAATCGAGCCCGACAGCGATAACATCCTCGACCTGGACGAAGCCCTCACCCGGCTCCGGGCCGAGGACCCCCGGGCCGCCGAACTGGTCACACTCCGAGTCTTCTCGGGCATGACCATCGAGGAGGTCGCCCAGGTTCTGGCGATCTCTCCCCGGACCGCGAACCGGACCTGGGCCTACGCGAGGGCCTGGCTGGGTCGGGAGCTTGGCGCCTTGGGGCCCGAAGGCGCAAATCATGAAGACGAAAAGCCTTGTGATTAA
- a CDS encoding AAA family ATPase — MTLSERVAELVRAAFPSLWVTSFEHDDAVAELAELCRARGWSLAEWDLELGLRGPRAGPPTTDGSDAGAHGPGALVADGSDPMAALRALSRLAPGEGDGAALLILRNLYRLLGSAELIPALDAALARGKRDRTTIVILAPAVALPQELERQFVVIEHALPGRDQLEGIARAIATEPGELPAEGPERDAVLDAAAGLTRLEAEGAVALSLVRHGRVQPETLWELKAQALTRSGLMRLHRGGAGFAGRGCLDALKSFSSRALRPGRPAGGRPRGVLLLGVPGTGKSAFERSLGQEVGRPTLVMEVGALMGSLVGETEARTRQALAIADPMALSLVFVDEVRSGG, encoded by the coding sequence ATGACGCTTTCTGAGCGCGTCGCTGAGCTCGTCCGCGCCGCCTTTCCTAGCCTCTGGGTCACGTCGTTCGAGCACGACGACGCCGTGGCTGAGTTGGCCGAGCTCTGCCGGGCTCGGGGCTGGTCCCTGGCCGAATGGGACCTGGAGCTGGGCCTGCGGGGCCCGCGAGCCGGACCGCCCACGACCGACGGGTCCGATGCGGGGGCACACGGCCCGGGGGCGCTTGTCGCCGACGGGTCCGACCCGATGGCCGCGTTGCGGGCCCTCTCACGGCTTGCGCCCGGCGAGGGGGATGGGGCGGCCCTCCTCATCCTGCGTAATCTGTACAGGCTGCTCGGCTCGGCCGAGCTGATCCCGGCGCTCGACGCGGCGCTGGCGCGGGGCAAGCGGGATCGCACCACGATCGTCATCCTGGCGCCGGCGGTCGCGTTGCCGCAGGAGCTGGAGCGGCAATTTGTCGTCATTGAACATGCCCTGCCGGGCCGCGACCAGCTGGAGGGGATCGCCCGCGCGATCGCCACCGAGCCGGGCGAGCTGCCGGCCGAAGGGCCTGAGCGTGACGCGGTGCTCGATGCCGCCGCCGGGTTGACCCGGCTGGAGGCCGAGGGGGCGGTCGCCTTGTCGCTCGTGCGCCACGGCCGGGTGCAGCCCGAAACGCTCTGGGAGTTGAAAGCGCAAGCACTGACCCGCTCGGGCCTGATGCGTCTGCATCGGGGCGGCGCGGGCTTCGCCGGCCGCGGATGCCTGGACGCCCTGAAGTCCTTCTCTTCCCGCGCCCTGCGCCCCGGTCGCCCGGCGGGGGGGCGGCCCAGGGGAGTGCTGCTCCTCGGGGTTCCGGGCACGGGCAAGAGCGCGTTTGAGCGGTCGCTGGGCCAGGAAGTGGGCCGGCCGACGCTCGTGATGGAGGTCGGCGCACTCATGGGTTCGCTGGTGGGCGAGACCGAGGCCCGCACCCGGCAAGCGCTGGCGATCGCCGATCCGATGGCCCTCTCGCTGGTCTTCGTGGACGAGGTGCGCAGTGGAGGTTGA